The following coding sequences lie in one Mesorhizobium sp. DCY119 genomic window:
- the fsa gene encoding fructose-6-phosphate aldolase, whose protein sequence is MKFFVDTADVKEIRELNDLGLLDGVTTNPSLILKSGRNIAEVTKEICDIVDGPVSAEVTATEYSEMMKEAKVLSKIADNVCIKVPLTLDGLKACKSIRTDLGRQVNVTLCFSATQALLAAKAGASFISPFIGRLDDMGFDGMELIAEIRQIYDNYDFDTEILAASIRTVDHVKRAALIGSDVATVPPATLKALVKHPLTDKGLEQFLADWAKTGQKIG, encoded by the coding sequence ATGAAATTCTTCGTCGATACCGCCGACGTGAAGGAAATCCGCGAACTCAACGATCTCGGCCTTCTCGACGGCGTCACCACAAACCCGTCGCTGATCCTCAAGTCCGGCCGCAACATCGCCGAAGTCACCAAGGAAATCTGCGATATCGTCGACGGCCCGGTTTCAGCGGAAGTGACGGCTACCGAATACTCCGAGATGATGAAGGAAGCCAAGGTCCTCTCCAAGATCGCCGACAATGTCTGCATCAAGGTGCCGCTGACGCTTGACGGCCTCAAGGCCTGCAAGTCGATCCGCACCGACCTCGGCCGCCAGGTCAATGTCACGCTGTGCTTCTCGGCCACCCAGGCGCTGCTGGCCGCCAAGGCCGGCGCAAGCTTCATCTCGCCCTTCATCGGACGCCTCGACGATATGGGCTTCGACGGTATGGAGCTGATCGCCGAGATCCGCCAGATCTATGACAATTACGATTTCGACACCGAAATCCTCGCCGCCTCGATCCGCACCGTCGATCACGTCAAGCGCGCCGCCCTCATCGGCTCCGACGTCGCCACCGTTCCGCCGGCAACGCTGAAGGCGCTGGTCAAGCATCCGCTGACCGACAAGGGCCTTGAGCAGTTCCTGGCCGACTGGGCCAAGACCGGCCAGAAGATCGGCTAA
- the atpD gene encoding F0F1 ATP synthase subunit beta, producing the protein MAKAATPKAAPAAKAPAAKKAAPAKAAAAKAPAVTAAAAPAKAAPAKAAPAKAVATKAVAAKSSSTAMSAKGAAGKVSQVIGAVVDVSFEGGNLPKILNALETMNGSNRLVLEVAQHLGENTVRCIAMDISEGLVRGQAVYDTGEPITVPVGDETLGRIMNVIGEPVDEAGPVKTKARRAIHQDAPAYVDQSTEAQILVTGIKVVDLLAPYARGGKIGLFGGAGVGKTVLIQELINNVAKAHGGYSVFAGVGERTREGNDLYHEMIESGVNKDPHENNGSTEGSKCALVFGQMNEPPGARARVALSGLTIAEHFRDQGQDVLFFVDNIFRFTQAGSEVSALLGRIPSAVGYQPTLSTDMGQMQERITTTHKGSITSVQAIYVPADDLTDPAPATSFAHLDATTVLNRAISEKGIYPAVDPLDSTSRMLDPLIVGEEHYQVARRVQEILQRYKSLQDIIAILGMDELSEEDKVTVARARKVERFLSQPFFVAEVFTGSPGQLVPLEDTIKSFKGLVEGEYDHLPEAAFYMVGSIDMAIEKAQRLAAEAA; encoded by the coding sequence ATGGCTAAAGCAGCTACTCCGAAAGCGGCTCCGGCGGCGAAGGCCCCGGCAGCAAAGAAGGCAGCGCCCGCCAAGGCAGCGGCTGCAAAGGCTCCTGCCGTGACGGCAGCGGCGGCCCCGGCCAAGGCAGCTCCTGCCAAGGCAGCCCCGGCGAAAGCCGTTGCCACCAAGGCAGTGGCGGCCAAGTCGTCGTCAACGGCCATGTCGGCCAAGGGTGCGGCCGGCAAGGTCAGCCAGGTCATCGGCGCCGTCGTCGACGTTTCCTTCGAAGGCGGCAACCTGCCGAAGATCCTAAACGCACTCGAGACCATGAACGGCTCCAACCGTCTCGTTCTCGAAGTGGCGCAGCATCTCGGCGAAAACACCGTACGCTGCATCGCCATGGACATTTCGGAAGGTCTGGTTCGCGGCCAGGCCGTCTACGACACGGGCGAGCCGATCACGGTTCCGGTCGGTGACGAAACGCTCGGCCGCATCATGAACGTTATCGGCGAGCCGGTCGACGAAGCAGGTCCGGTCAAGACCAAGGCGCGCCGCGCCATCCACCAGGACGCTCCGGCCTATGTCGACCAGTCGACGGAAGCGCAGATTCTCGTCACCGGCATCAAGGTCGTCGACCTTCTGGCTCCTTACGCCCGCGGCGGCAAGATCGGCCTGTTCGGCGGCGCCGGCGTCGGCAAGACCGTTCTGATCCAGGAACTGATCAACAACGTCGCCAAGGCGCACGGTGGTTACTCGGTGTTCGCCGGCGTCGGCGAGCGTACCCGCGAGGGCAACGACCTTTACCACGAAATGATCGAATCGGGCGTCAACAAGGACCCGCATGAGAACAACGGCTCGACCGAAGGTTCGAAATGCGCCCTGGTGTTCGGCCAGATGAACGAGCCGCCCGGTGCGCGCGCCCGCGTCGCTCTCTCCGGCCTGACGATCGCCGAGCATTTCCGCGATCAGGGCCAGGACGTTCTGTTCTTCGTCGACAACATCTTCCGCTTCACGCAGGCGGGTTCGGAAGTGTCCGCACTTCTCGGCCGTATTCCTTCGGCCGTGGGCTATCAGCCGACGCTGTCGACCGACATGGGCCAGATGCAGGAACGCATCACCACGACCCACAAGGGCTCGATCACGTCCGTGCAGGCCATCTACGTGCCGGCCGACGACTTGACCGATCCGGCGCCTGCGACTTCGTTCGCGCACCTTGACGCGACGACCGTGCTTAACCGCGCGATCTCGGAAAAGGGCATCTACCCGGCCGTCGATCCGCTCGACTCGACCTCGCGCATGCTCGATCCGCTGATCGTCGGCGAAGAGCACTACCAGGTTGCCCGCCGCGTCCAGGAAATCCTTCAGCGCTACAAGTCGCTGCAGGACATCATCGCCATCCTGGGCATGGACGAGCTGTCGGAAGAAGATAAGGTCACGGTTGCCCGCGCCCGCAAGGTCGAGCGCTTCCTGTCGCAGCCCTTCTTCGTGGCCGAAGTGTTCACCGGCTCGCCGGGCCAGCTCGTGCCGCTCGAAGACACGATCAAGAGCTTCAAGGGTCTGGTCGAAGGCGAATACGATCACCTGCCGGAAGCAGCCTTCTACATGGTCGGCTCGATCGACATGGCCATCGAAAAGGCACAGCGTCTGGCAGCGGAAGCTGCGTAA
- the atpA gene encoding F0F1 ATP synthase subunit alpha — protein sequence MDIRAAEISAILKDQIKNFGKEAEVSEVGQVLSVGDGIARVYGLDNVQAGEMVEFPGGIRGMALNLESDNVGVVIFGNDRDIKEGDTVKRTGAIVDVPVGPGLLGRVVDALGNPIDGKGPIKAAERRRVDVKAPGIIPRKSVHEPMSTGLKAIDALIPVGRGQRELVIGDRQTGKTAIILDTILNQKAIHDSGPESEKLFCVYVAVGQKRSTVAQFVKVLEERGALDYSIIIAATASDPAPMQFLAPFAGCAMGEYFRDNGMHALISYDDLSKQAVAYRQMSLLLRRPPGREAYPGDVFYLHSRLLERAAKLNDENGNGSLTALPVIETQANDVSAYIPTNVISITDGQIFLETNLFFQGIRPAVNVGLSVSRVGSSAQIKAMKQVAGSIKGELAQYREMAAFAQFGSDLDAATQRLLNRGARLTELLKQPQFSPLKTEEQVAVIYAGVNGYLDKLALNQVGKFEQGLLAHMRADGKDVLDGIRKEKALSDGLRAKLKEHIDAFAKNFA from the coding sequence ATGGACATCCGCGCCGCGGAAATTTCCGCAATTCTCAAAGACCAGATCAAGAATTTCGGCAAGGAGGCTGAAGTCTCCGAAGTCGGTCAGGTGCTTTCCGTCGGTGACGGTATCGCCCGCGTCTACGGTCTCGACAACGTCCAGGCGGGCGAGATGGTCGAGTTCCCCGGCGGCATCCGCGGCATGGCGCTGAACCTCGAAAGCGACAATGTCGGCGTCGTCATCTTCGGCAACGACCGTGACATCAAGGAAGGCGACACCGTCAAGCGCACCGGCGCCATCGTCGACGTTCCTGTCGGCCCCGGCCTGCTCGGCCGCGTCGTCGACGCGCTCGGCAACCCGATCGATGGCAAGGGCCCGATCAAGGCAGCAGAGCGTCGCCGCGTCGACGTAAAGGCGCCCGGCATCATCCCCCGCAAGTCGGTGCATGAGCCGATGTCGACCGGCCTCAAGGCCATCGACGCGCTCATCCCGGTCGGTCGCGGCCAGCGCGAGCTGGTCATCGGCGATCGCCAGACCGGCAAGACCGCCATCATTCTCGACACCATCCTCAACCAGAAGGCTATCCACGACAGCGGTCCGGAATCGGAAAAGCTGTTCTGCGTCTATGTCGCCGTCGGCCAGAAGCGCTCGACCGTCGCGCAGTTCGTGAAGGTCCTGGAAGAGCGCGGCGCGCTCGACTACTCCATCATCATCGCCGCCACCGCTTCCGATCCGGCGCCGATGCAGTTCCTGGCACCGTTCGCCGGTTGCGCCATGGGCGAATATTTCCGCGACAACGGCATGCACGCGCTGATCTCTTATGACGATCTGTCCAAGCAGGCCGTCGCTTATCGCCAGATGTCGCTGCTGCTGCGCCGCCCGCCGGGCCGCGAAGCCTATCCGGGCGACGTCTTCTACCTGCACTCGCGCCTGCTCGAGCGCGCTGCAAAGCTCAACGACGAAAACGGCAATGGCTCGCTGACGGCTCTGCCGGTCATCGAAACGCAGGCCAACGACGTTTCGGCCTACATCCCGACCAACGTGATCTCGATCACCGACGGCCAGATCTTCCTTGAAACCAACCTGTTCTTCCAGGGCATCCGTCCTGCCGTGAACGTCGGTCTCTCGGTGTCGCGCGTCGGTTCGTCGGCCCAGATCAAGGCGATGAAGCAGGTCGCCGGCTCGATCAAGGGCGAGCTCGCGCAGTACCGCGAAATGGCGGCCTTCGCGCAGTTCGGCTCCGATCTCGATGCCGCCACGCAGCGCCTGCTCAACCGCGGCGCACGCCTGACCGAACTCCTGAAGCAGCCGCAGTTCTCGCCGCTGAAGACGGAAGAGCAGGTTGCGGTGATCTATGCCGGCGTCAACGGCTATCTCGACAAGCTCGCCCTCAACCAGGTCGGCAAGTTCGAGCAGGGGCTGCTTGCGCATATGCGCGCCGACGGCAAGGACGTTCTCGACGGCATCCGCAAGGAGAAGGCGCTGAGCGATGGTCTCCGCGCCAAGCTCAAGGAACATATCGACGCTTTCGCGAAAAACTTCGCCTGA
- a CDS encoding DUF4345 family protein has translation MEFALPWPVTQGEWLAWSSAVVTVLFGLLLLFGPRLSLRILRLQTVENHPEAVSEARATMSGFYLGVGLCCILLAQPLLYMALGFSWLFTVFGRIISMLSDQGNGLYNWVWLIVALVLAALPLAFAFGFIA, from the coding sequence ATGGAATTTGCGCTTCCCTGGCCGGTCACGCAGGGTGAATGGCTGGCGTGGTCTTCAGCCGTCGTCACGGTGCTGTTTGGACTGCTGCTGCTTTTCGGGCCACGGCTATCGTTGCGCATCCTGCGCCTGCAGACTGTCGAGAATCATCCCGAGGCGGTTTCAGAGGCGCGGGCGACCATGTCCGGCTTCTACCTCGGCGTTGGCCTGTGCTGCATTCTGCTCGCCCAGCCGCTGCTTTACATGGCGCTCGGTTTCTCCTGGCTGTTCACCGTTTTCGGCCGTATCATCTCGATGCTGTCGGATCAGGGGAACGGGCTTTACAACTGGGTCTGGCTGATCGTGGCACTCGTTCTGGCTGCATTGCCGCTGGCCTTCGCCTTCGGCTTTATCGCCTGA
- a CDS encoding F0F1 ATP synthase subunit gamma: MASLKDLRNRIASVKATQKITKAMQMVAAAKLRRAQEAAEAARPYSQRMGAVLANIAQAVGGGGDAPALMTGTGKDDAHLLVVCTAERGLCGGFNSQIARFARDHARKLIAAGKTVKIICVGKKGFDILRRDYASLIIERVDLREAKQVGFVHADAIAKKVIGLFNEGAFDVCTLFYSEFKSVISQVPTAQQIIPAAAPAADTNASADVTGGAVYEYEPEPGEILSDLIPRNISVQVFRALLENAAGEMGAKMSAMDNATRNAGDMINKLTMSYNRQRQAQITKELIEIISGAEAL; encoded by the coding sequence ATGGCCTCGTTAAAAGACCTCCGTAACCGTATCGCCTCGGTCAAGGCGACGCAGAAGATCACCAAGGCGATGCAGATGGTCGCCGCGGCGAAGCTGCGCCGCGCCCAGGAAGCGGCGGAAGCCGCCCGGCCCTATTCGCAGCGGATGGGTGCCGTTCTGGCGAATATCGCCCAGGCGGTCGGCGGCGGTGGCGATGCCCCGGCGCTAATGACCGGCACCGGCAAGGACGACGCGCACCTGCTCGTCGTCTGCACGGCCGAGCGCGGTCTTTGCGGCGGCTTCAATTCGCAGATCGCGCGCTTTGCCCGCGATCATGCCCGCAAGCTGATCGCTGCCGGCAAGACGGTGAAGATCATCTGCGTCGGCAAGAAGGGTTTTGACATCCTTCGCCGCGACTACGCTTCGCTGATCATCGAGCGCGTCGATCTGCGCGAAGCCAAGCAGGTCGGCTTCGTTCATGCCGATGCGATCGCCAAGAAGGTGATCGGGCTGTTCAACGAAGGCGCCTTCGACGTCTGCACGCTGTTCTATTCGGAATTCAAGTCGGTGATCAGCCAGGTTCCGACCGCGCAGCAGATCATTCCGGCTGCAGCACCCGCTGCGGATACGAATGCGAGCGCGGACGTTACCGGCGGCGCCGTCTACGAATACGAACCCGAGCCGGGTGAGATCCTGAGCGACCTCATTCCGCGCAACATCTCCGTGCAGGTTTTCCGGGCTCTGCTCGAAAACGCCGCCGGCGAGATGGGCGCCAAGATGAGCGCGATGGACAATGCAACGCGCAACGCCGGCGACATGATCAACAAGCTGACGATGTCGTACAACCGCCAGCGTCAGGCGCAGATCACCAAAGAACTGATCGAAATCATTTCGGGCGCGGAAGCGCTCTAG
- a CDS encoding primosomal protein N', protein MKHDSFETKAVPVLVPMPAERPYTYAVPAGMSVVPGSIVRVPLGPREVAGIVWDGPGEAVDAKKLRAISHVFDCPPVDQAMRRFVDWIASYTLSPPGMVARMILRAPEAFDPEPWVEGLQRAANDPDRMTAARARVLEMASDGMAWTRSGLAHAAGVSSTVIDGLKAQGVFETVMIPPRPVVAAPDPTYGKAELIGDQDIAAKELRAKGEAGGFSVTLLDGVTGSGKTEVYFEAVAAALEKGKQVLILLPEIALTQAFLERFQDRFGAKPAEWHSDLAPKKRERVWRQLAEGGVRVVAGARSALFLPFKELGLIVVDEEHDPAYKQEDRVFYNARDMAVVRGHIGSFPVVLASATPSVESRVNASQGRYGRAVLSARFAEAALPDIKSIDLRRAPPARGGFLSPVLVDHMRRTLEREEQSLLFLNRRGYAPLTLCRVCGHRFQCPSCSAWLVEHRFRGQLVCHHCGHNEKRPEACPECGTLDHLVACGPGVERIAEEVVGHFPDARTIVLSSDMMGGVKRLRLELEAIAKGEADIVIGTQLVAKGHNFPNMTLVGVIDADLGLANGDPRAAERTFQLLSQVTGRAGRTGKKSLGLLQTYQPEHPVMRAIVSGDAEAFYEREILEREKSALPPFGRLAGIIVSADNRPDAESHARLLRRAAPPARDIHVLGPAEAPLAMVAGRHRFRLLVQGDRPADMQGYLRAMLANGPKIRGSVRVQVDIDPQSFL, encoded by the coding sequence ATGAAGCACGATTCGTTCGAAACCAAGGCAGTGCCGGTTCTGGTGCCGATGCCGGCCGAGCGCCCCTACACCTATGCCGTGCCGGCCGGCATGAGCGTGGTGCCGGGTTCGATCGTGCGCGTGCCGCTGGGACCGCGTGAAGTGGCCGGCATCGTCTGGGACGGTCCGGGCGAAGCGGTCGACGCCAAGAAGCTGCGCGCGATCTCGCATGTGTTCGATTGCCCGCCGGTGGATCAGGCGATGCGCCGGTTCGTCGACTGGATCGCGTCCTATACGCTGTCGCCGCCCGGCATGGTGGCGCGCATGATCCTGCGCGCGCCGGAAGCTTTCGATCCCGAGCCCTGGGTGGAAGGCCTTCAACGCGCGGCCAATGATCCCGACCGGATGACAGCGGCGCGGGCACGCGTTCTGGAAATGGCCTCCGACGGCATGGCCTGGACGCGATCGGGGCTGGCGCACGCGGCCGGCGTGTCGTCCACCGTGATCGACGGGCTGAAAGCGCAGGGCGTGTTCGAAACGGTGATGATCCCGCCGCGCCCGGTGGTGGCCGCGCCCGACCCGACCTATGGGAAGGCGGAGCTGATCGGCGACCAGGACATTGCCGCGAAGGAATTGCGCGCCAAAGGCGAGGCAGGCGGGTTCAGCGTGACGCTGCTCGACGGCGTGACCGGTTCGGGCAAGACGGAAGTCTATTTCGAGGCAGTGGCAGCCGCCCTTGAAAAGGGCAAGCAGGTGCTGATCCTGCTGCCGGAAATCGCACTGACGCAGGCGTTTCTGGAGCGCTTTCAGGACAGATTCGGCGCAAAGCCCGCCGAATGGCATTCCGATCTTGCGCCGAAGAAACGCGAGCGCGTCTGGCGGCAACTGGCCGAAGGCGGCGTGCGCGTGGTTGCCGGCGCGCGCTCGGCGCTGTTCCTGCCTTTCAAGGAACTCGGGCTGATCGTCGTCGATGAAGAACACGACCCTGCCTACAAGCAGGAGGACCGTGTCTTCTACAATGCACGCGACATGGCCGTGGTGCGCGGCCATATCGGCAGCTTCCCGGTGGTGCTGGCTTCCGCCACGCCGTCGGTCGAGAGCCGGGTCAATGCGAGCCAGGGCCGCTATGGCCGTGCCGTGCTGTCGGCGCGTTTTGCCGAGGCGGCATTGCCCGACATCAAGTCGATAGACCTGCGCCGCGCCCCGCCGGCACGGGGCGGTTTCCTGTCGCCGGTGCTTGTCGACCATATGCGCCGCACGCTGGAGAGAGAGGAGCAATCGCTGCTGTTCCTCAACCGGCGCGGCTATGCGCCGCTGACGCTGTGCCGGGTCTGCGGCCATCGTTTCCAGTGCCCGTCCTGTTCGGCCTGGCTGGTCGAGCACCGCTTTCGCGGCCAGCTCGTCTGCCATCATTGCGGCCACAATGAAAAGCGCCCCGAGGCCTGCCCCGAATGCGGAACGCTTGACCATCTCGTCGCCTGCGGGCCGGGTGTCGAGCGTATCGCCGAGGAAGTCGTCGGGCATTTTCCAGACGCAAGAACGATAGTGCTTTCTTCCGACATGATGGGCGGGGTGAAGCGGCTGCGGCTGGAGCTGGAAGCCATCGCCAAGGGCGAGGCCGATATCGTCATCGGCACGCAATTGGTGGCCAAGGGGCACAATTTTCCGAACATGACGCTGGTTGGCGTCATCGATGCCGATCTTGGCCTCGCCAATGGCGATCCGCGCGCCGCCGAGCGGACGTTCCAGCTGCTGTCCCAGGTGACGGGGCGGGCAGGGCGCACCGGCAAGAAAAGCCTCGGCCTGCTCCAGACCTATCAGCCGGAGCATCCGGTGATGCGGGCGATCGTCTCGGGCGACGCCGAGGCGTTTTACGAGCGCGAAATCCTCGAGCGCGAAAAGTCGGCGCTGCCGCCTTTCGGGCGGCTGGCAGGCATCATCGTCAGCGCCGACAATCGCCCCGATGCCGAAAGCCATGCGCGGCTTCTGCGCCGTGCAGCGCCGCCGGCGCGCGATATCCATGTGCTGGGCCCGGCTGAGGCGCCGCTGGCCATGGTCGCCGGGCGCCACCGCTTCCGTCTCCTGGTGCAGGGCGACCGGCCCGCAGACATGCAAGGCTATCTGCGCGCCATGCTCGCCAACGGCCCGAAGATACGCGGCTCGGTGCGGGTGCAGGTCGACATCGATCCGCAGAGCTTTTTGTGA
- the kdpF gene encoding K(+)-transporting ATPase subunit F has product MLIDYVLSGGVTLLLTVYLIFALIRPERF; this is encoded by the coding sequence ATGCTGATCGATTACGTCCTCTCAGGCGGCGTCACGCTGCTGCTCACCGTCTATCTCATCTTCGCCCTGATCCGCCCCGAGCGCTTCTGA
- the rhuM gene encoding RhuM family protein has protein sequence MNAAADEPVHLLEDTETGDRFLVYATPKGLRLDIRYEGETLWMTQAQIAELFGRDQSVISRHVQNILEDGELEEEGNMQKMHIAGSSRPVTLHNLDVIISVGYRVSSAQATVFRRWATSVLVQFAKKGFVVDAPRLKQPANTDRVAELREIIRDIRSDEANVYRELQRICAMCQDYDGTTDAAREFYQRTQAKLVYAVTSETPAEIVTRRADHTAENMGLQTWPNDKIRKQDVAISKNYLAEPEIRELNRLTTILLDIFEDQLDLGRLVVMQDAQNLLERQLEQLGRSVLRHGGSVKAMDAKRAAEKQYEKFDRDRKLQRQKEAEQLISSLASEVKKLPKTPRR, from the coding sequence ATGAATGCTGCTGCCGATGAACCGGTTCATCTTTTGGAGGACACGGAAACCGGCGATCGCTTTCTCGTCTATGCTACTCCCAAGGGTCTCCGCCTCGATATCCGGTATGAGGGCGAAACACTCTGGATGACTCAGGCTCAGATTGCGGAGCTTTTTGGCCGAGACCAGTCGGTCATTTCTCGGCACGTCCAGAACATTTTGGAAGATGGAGAATTGGAGGAAGAGGGCAATATGCAAAAAATGCATATTGCAGGCTCAAGCCGTCCAGTCACACTGCATAATCTCGATGTAATTATCTCGGTCGGCTATCGCGTTTCGTCCGCTCAAGCGACGGTCTTTCGCAGATGGGCGACCAGCGTGCTCGTGCAATTCGCCAAAAAGGGCTTTGTCGTCGATGCCCCTCGCCTGAAACAGCCCGCAAACACTGATCGCGTTGCGGAACTTCGTGAGATCATTCGCGACATTCGTTCTGATGAAGCGAATGTATATCGCGAACTGCAGCGCATTTGCGCCATGTGCCAGGATTACGACGGCACGACGGACGCAGCTCGGGAATTTTACCAGCGCACCCAGGCCAAGCTTGTCTATGCAGTCACGTCGGAAACGCCCGCTGAAATCGTGACGCGGCGAGCCGACCACACAGCAGAAAACATGGGGCTACAGACATGGCCAAATGACAAAATCCGCAAGCAGGATGTGGCCATTTCAAAAAACTATCTCGCCGAACCCGAAATCAGGGAACTCAACAGGCTGACCACGATCTTGCTGGATATTTTCGAGGATCAGTTGGATTTGGGCAGGCTGGTCGTGATGCAGGACGCGCAGAATCTTCTTGAACGGCAGCTGGAACAGCTTGGCCGATCGGTGCTGCGGCATGGCGGATCAGTGAAAGCGATGGACGCGAAACGGGCGGCCGAGAAACAGTACGAAAAGTTTGATCGCGATCGTAAGCTTCAGCGCCAAAAGGAAGCTGAACAACTCATCAGCAGCCTTGCATCCGAAGTGAAAAAGCTCCCTAAGACGCCGCGCCGTTAG
- a CDS encoding aspartate/glutamate racemase family protein, with product MKTLGLIGGMSWESTAIYYRHLNEIVRERLGGLHSAKLLLWSFDFAEIAERQHAGDWRGAAALMIDAARRLEEAGAEGLLICTNTMHKLADEVQAAVSIPLIHIADATAAAVKRAGCARPALLATRFTMEEDFYKGRLTEKYGLSPAVPDMAGRDMVHHVIYEELCRGIVNEASKAAYIAEVERMRRDDGIDSVIMGCTEITMLIGEQDFDIPVFDTTRIHAQTAVEFALGEL from the coding sequence ATGAAAACCCTTGGCCTTATCGGCGGCATGAGCTGGGAAAGCACGGCGATCTATTATCGACATCTCAACGAGATCGTGCGCGAGCGGCTGGGCGGATTGCATTCGGCCAAGCTTTTGCTGTGGTCGTTCGATTTTGCCGAGATCGCCGAGCGCCAGCACGCCGGCGACTGGCGTGGTGCGGCGGCGCTGATGATCGATGCGGCCCGCAGGCTGGAGGAGGCGGGCGCCGAGGGGTTGTTGATCTGCACGAACACCATGCACAAGCTCGCCGACGAGGTTCAGGCAGCCGTGTCGATCCCGCTGATCCACATCGCCGACGCGACCGCCGCAGCGGTCAAGCGGGCGGGGTGCGCGCGGCCGGCGCTTCTGGCGACGCGCTTCACCATGGAAGAGGATTTCTACAAGGGCAGGCTGACCGAGAAATACGGGCTTTCGCCGGCAGTGCCTGATATGGCCGGGCGCGATATGGTGCACCATGTCATCTATGAGGAACTCTGCCGCGGCATCGTCAACGAAGCGTCGAAAGCCGCTTACATCGCCGAGGTCGAGCGGATGCGGCGCGATGACGGTATCGACAGCGTCATCATGGGCTGCACGGAAATAACCATGCTCATTGGCGAGCAGGATTTCGACATACCCGTGTTCGATACGACGCGCATCCATGCGCAGACGGCCGTTGAGTTCGCCCTGGGTGAGCTTTAA
- a CDS encoding F0F1 ATP synthase subunit delta, translating into MAKSSSPISAVAERYAGSLYELAAQSKQISKVEGDLARFEALLAGSDDLTRMIKSPVFSADEQFKAITAIADKAKITGLVGNFLRVVAQNRRLFAVPGMIKAFREIAAEARGEVAAEVTSAHDLSAAQKTELKAALKSVAGKDVSITVTVDPSLLGGLVVKMGSRQIDTSLKTKLNSLKLALKEVG; encoded by the coding sequence GTGGCAAAGTCTAGCTCGCCAATCTCAGCAGTTGCCGAACGCTATGCGGGTTCGCTTTACGAACTGGCAGCGCAGTCGAAGCAGATTTCCAAGGTCGAAGGCGACCTCGCCCGCTTCGAAGCATTGCTCGCCGGTAGCGATGATCTCACACGCATGATCAAGAGCCCGGTGTTCTCGGCCGATGAGCAGTTCAAGGCCATCACCGCCATCGCCGACAAGGCGAAGATTACAGGCCTGGTGGGCAACTTCCTTCGCGTCGTGGCGCAGAACCGCCGTCTCTTCGCGGTGCCCGGCATGATCAAGGCATTCCGCGAGATTGCCGCCGAGGCGCGCGGTGAGGTTGCTGCCGAAGTCACTTCGGCGCATGACCTGTCTGCCGCCCAGAAAACCGAACTGAAGGCTGCGCTGAAAAGCGTCGCCGGCAAGGACGTGTCCATCACGGTCACCGTCGATCCGTCACTTCTCGGCGGGCTGGTGGTCAAGATGGGCTCGCGCCAGATCGACACGTCGCTCAAAACCAAACTCAATTCGCTCAAGCTTGCACTGAAAGAGGTCGGCTGA
- a CDS encoding F0F1 ATP synthase subunit epsilon codes for MAEAFKFELVSPERLLVSEEVQSVVIPGAEGEMTVLANHAPVMTTIKPGVVTVKTVAGADERYVVFGGFADILPSGCTLLAESAVPVASIDREDLARRIQDAREDAADAKDDETKTRAEAFLNQLTTLEAAL; via the coding sequence ATGGCTGAAGCTTTCAAATTCGAACTGGTCTCGCCCGAGCGTCTGCTCGTTTCGGAAGAGGTACAGTCCGTCGTCATTCCCGGTGCGGAAGGCGAGATGACGGTTCTGGCCAACCACGCGCCGGTGATGACCACGATCAAGCCGGGCGTCGTCACGGTCAAGACCGTGGCCGGCGCCGACGAGCGCTATGTCGTGTTCGGCGGTTTCGCCGACATTCTGCCGTCCGGCTGCACGCTGCTTGCCGAATCGGCCGTGCCGGTGGCGAGCATCGACCGCGAGGACCTCGCCCGCCGCATCCAGGATGCGCGCGAGGATGCAGCCGACGCCAAGGACGACGAGACCAAGACCCGCGCCGAGGCCTTCCTGAACCAGCTCACGACGCTGGAAGCCGCGCTCTAA